The sequence AGTAAAGTAAATGAAATATTAGAGGATTTTTACAAACTATTTTATAAAACTGAAGATATGGCTCTTAAAAGAGGAATTAAGTGTTTAACACACACAGAATTGCATTTAATAGAAGCTATTGGTGAGCAATCTCTTACTATGAATGAGTTAGCTGATAAAATTGGAATAACTATGGGAACTGCTACAGTAGCAGTATCTAAGCTTACTGAAAAAGGATTTATAGCTAGAGTTCGTTCTAATTCTGATAGAAGAAAAGTATATGTATCTTTAACAGATAAAGGAAGTAAAGCTCTTACTTACCATAATAATTATCACAAAATGATAATGTCCAGTATTACAGAAAATATTGCTGATAAAGATTTAAGTCATTTTATTGAAATTTTTGAACTTATCTTAGGTGCATTAGAACAAAAAACTGATTATTTTAGACCACTTACAATTGTAGATTTTAATGTAGGAGAGAAAGTTTCTATTGTCGAAATAAAAGGAACTCCTATCGTTCAAAACTATTTTGCTGGGCATGGAATAGAAAATTTTAGTATAGTTGAAATAATGAAAACTTCTTCAAATGAAAATTTTGTAATAAAAGCACCTACTGGTGAAATAATTGAATTAGATATCCTAGATGCTAAAAATTTAATAGGAATTAAAGCTGACTAAAAAAGGAGCAAAAAATGTTCTATATTGATGGAATATCTTTAAATAAAATAAAAGAGGAATTAAAATCGAATCTTTATGAAAAAAAGATAAACAAAATTACTAAAAATACTGAAACTTCTCTATCAATATACTTTGGAAAAATAGAGTTAGTTTTCTCTTGTAACCCATCTTTTCCTATCTGTTATATTACAAATTCTAAAGAGGGAGTTTTAGAAAATAACACTGGAATAGTAGCTAACATGAGAAAACATCTACTCAATGCTATGCTAATAGATGTAGTCCAACTTGGATTCGATAGAATATTACAGTTTAAGTTTTCTAAGATAAATGAGTTAGGTGAAATAAAAAACTATAGTATCTACTTTGAAATAATGGGAAAATACTCTAATTTTATTCTTACTGATGGAAACAACAAAATTATTGATTTATTAAAAAGATTTTCATTAGAGCAAAATAGGTTAAGAGCTATGTTTCCAGGAATTCTTTATGAACAACCTATAATTGAAAAAAAAATATCCCCCTTAGAAGTAGATAATGACAGCTTCAATTCATTTTTAAAAAAAGGAACTTTATTAAAAAATATAGAAGGAATTGGAAAATTACTTTTACAAAATATTGATTCTTTTGAAAATTTTAAAACTATTTTAGAGAAAAAAATATCCCCAAAGATATATTTAAATAATCAAAAAATAGTTTTAGCAACTGTGTTGAATATAATTCCATTGTCTAAATATGACGAAATTTTAAAATTTAATTCATTTAGAGAGATTATAAATTACTATATTTCATCGCAAAACTTATCTAGTACCTTTGAAACTTTAAAAAAACAATTGCTTGATAATATTCTAAAAAGAATAAAAAAAACTGAAAAAGTATTAAATGTACTTGCCAAAGAGAAAGAGGAAAAAGCTGACTATGAAAAATATAAGGAGAAAGGAGATATATTAGCTTCTTGTATCTATAACGTAAAAAAAGGTATGCCATTTGTAGAAACTTACGATTTTTATAATGATACTATAATAAAAATTCCTCTTGATCCACAAAAGACTCCTCAAGAAAATCTTGAAAAAATATATAAGAAGTATAATAAATTAAAAAGAGGCCTTGAAGTTAATGCTAAAAGAATTGTAGAGATTAATGAAGATTTAAATTATCTAAATAGTATTAATCTTTTTATTGAAACTAGTAATGATATAAGCAATTTAAAAATTATACATGAAGAGCTCATTTCTCAAGGATATATAAAAATCCAAAATAAAAAGGAGAAAAATAAAAAGCAAAATAAAGAGATAGGTTATGGTATCATTGAAGGGAAAAATTATAGAATTCTTTTTGGTAGAAATAATACTGAAAACGATAATCTTACTTTTAAAGTAGCTGATAAATACGATATTTGGTTACATGCTAAAAATATTCCTGGTTCTCATGTTATTATTCAATGTGATGAACTAAATGATGAACTACTTATGAAAGGAGCAGAGATAGCTGCTTATTATAGTAAGGGATTTACTGGAGATAAGATAAGTATAGATTATACTCAAAAGAGATATATTAACAAACCTAAGGGAGCTAAGCCTGGATTTGTTACATATGTAAATGAGAAAAATATCTTAGTTGTAAAACCAGAAAGAGTATAGG comes from Fusobacterium necrogenes and encodes:
- a CDS encoding Rqc2 family fibronectin-binding protein, whose product is MFYIDGISLNKIKEELKSNLYEKKINKITKNTETSLSIYFGKIELVFSCNPSFPICYITNSKEGVLENNTGIVANMRKHLLNAMLIDVVQLGFDRILQFKFSKINELGEIKNYSIYFEIMGKYSNFILTDGNNKIIDLLKRFSLEQNRLRAMFPGILYEQPIIEKKISPLEVDNDSFNSFLKKGTLLKNIEGIGKLLLQNIDSFENFKTILEKKISPKIYLNNQKIVLATVLNIIPLSKYDEILKFNSFREIINYYISSQNLSSTFETLKKQLLDNILKRIKKTEKVLNVLAKEKEEKADYEKYKEKGDILASCIYNVKKGMPFVETYDFYNDTIIKIPLDPQKTPQENLEKIYKKYNKLKRGLEVNAKRIVEINEDLNYLNSINLFIETSNDISNLKIIHEELISQGYIKIQNKKEKNKKQNKEIGYGIIEGKNYRILFGRNNTENDNLTFKVADKYDIWLHAKNIPGSHVIIQCDELNDELLMKGAEIAAYYSKGFTGDKISIDYTQKRYINKPKGAKPGFVTYVNEKNILVVKPERV
- a CDS encoding MarR family winged helix-turn-helix transcriptional regulator, which encodes MTENISKVNEILEDFYKLFYKTEDMALKRGIKCLTHTELHLIEAIGEQSLTMNELADKIGITMGTATVAVSKLTEKGFIARVRSNSDRRKVYVSLTDKGSKALTYHNNYHKMIMSSITENIADKDLSHFIEIFELILGALEQKTDYFRPLTIVDFNVGEKVSIVEIKGTPIVQNYFAGHGIENFSIVEIMKTSSNENFVIKAPTGEIIELDILDAKNLIGIKAD